caccaagctcctcaacaccaccaagtcTCGTAAGTGAtgccaatcaccaagagtaacatgcACAAACTCACACTTTACCTAAATAAGCCTAATGAGGAAGGTGGaggcacacttgctactccctaaaCAGTAATGGAGTCCTTAATCTTACAATTAGCAATTCCTCATCACTCCAATAGCTTGAACTCTCCAATGGGTGTATGGCACGTACTATTCTGAATGGCAAGAGTGGTGCTACTGTCGAggtggagtataaatacttcccACTCTAGGAACTAGCCGTTTGAACCCTACTCATAGAAATCGGCGGCACCAGATTTCTATGAGTACTCCCCCTTTGAAGTGAGCACCAGACTAATATAATCCGGTGCCCTTCTAATAATGGCTCTATGTCAAACTAGCTGTTACTGTACGACAACACAGTATGGAtccataaaagaatgcaactCAAGCTTTTTGAGGAGCGAAACAAtctgaactttgactaaattgaTATAAAAAGAACactaacattcatgatacaaaataagtgtcgttagattagtcatagaatatatttatagaacaatttatttgaagatataatgCTAGTACTATTtagtataaatttgatcaaacttaaactaGTGTGACCGGTACGGATCCTAtacttgtatttttttttttgacttaGGGAGTAATACGGTGACCACTTGTCTTAATCCTGAAAAGGCCTCAGTGGCTCAGTTGATGTGTGTCAACGTCACAACCAGGTCAACAAAGGTAATTAATAACGTCTAAAAAAACAAATTCACAGCTTTATTCGATGACATGTCGATCTAGTGAAGTGCTTCCCTTCCATTAGGGCGAAGACGAGGCTTTGGCAAAGCAGACAAAACTATGAAGCCACAACCTTGCATTGCCATTTCTAGGTGGCAAATTCCTCTACACCACACTGTCCACAGTAGCGACCTCGCAGCATCCAATACCGTTGCGAAACGCGTCCTTGCGCCGAGCTCTTCGTCTTTCCGGGGAGGGGTCCGGACACTGACAGCAACAGCCGGGCTGCGAGCGGCGGTGTAGCCTTTACCCATCGCTCTAGGTGGAGCGGGAGATGGAGGACAGGAGGAGGCATGGAGCCCACCCATCCCGCAGTCCTGCTGCTATCCCTTATCCACAAGACACAACTTTCGCAGCAGGGAGGGGATTCATCGCCCCTGGGTCGCCTTCGCCCGCCTCACTCATCACCAAGATTTGTTCCGATCCTCTCTTTATATCCGTCCTTTCGTCCGGCTCCTCGCAGCAGCGAAGGTACAAGTTCATTCTCATTGCGAGGTTGCTGTTTGAGGTCGGCTTGGGAAGGAGGAATAAtggaggcggcggcgaggcggtcggcggggcagccgcagccgcagcaggAGAAGGGCAAGGGGAAGAGGAAGCGCGGCCCGGTGGAGCTGCGGCGGATCGAGGACCGGACGAGCCGGCAGGTGCGCTTCTCCAAGCGCCAGAGCGGGCTGTTCAAGAAGGCCTACGAGCTCTCCGTGCTGTGCGACGCCCAGGTCGCGCTCGTCGTCTTCTCCCCCGCCGGCCGCCTCTACGAGTTCGCCTCCGCCGACTCCAGGTGATTTTAACTTCTCACACAATCAATCATGCAGCAGGCTTAAGCTGGCCTTCCTGTGGGGGTTTTGGGCGTCGTTCGATTAGATCGCTCGCTCGATCGCTTTTCTTTGTGGGTCAAttagttttctttttgttttgcgGCGTTCGCGCGCGGCTGATCGATTCGTCTAGAAACCCCGCGTTCCGGCGCGCGCTGTTCGCTTATTAGCTGTATTTTTTTTTAAgttaacgaacaatatttttctccctcgttaaattagccaacagtatttttagcTATGGCTTATGAGGCAAGCCACATGCAGTGGCTAGAACAAGCTGGATCTGTCCACTCCAGGACGCCTCGTGAACTGTGCAAGGAGCATGCTATAATGATCTACAGCAAACAAGAACAATCTCACAAATGCTGCATTACCTGATATCAGTATATGCACAGTGGGACATTACCTTCATCATGAGATATGGTAGTGCCCTGACGAGAAACACTCAAACAAGACTGCATGCTTAGATCCCATCGTGCTGTTCTAGAACTTCTAATTGGCCAAGGGCCCAAGGCTACTGTGTAAACAACATGACTTAGTGACGACAATACTGGGAACTAATATAGATACTGTACAAGCAGATAGCCTCATACTACATGAGGAGGGTCAATGTTTTCTTAATAAATGGCATATATGGCTAGTTCGAAAACATGTGCATGAAATATGTGTGCAAATGCAAATCACAGCATTTTTTTTGAGAGGCAAATCAAAGCATTATAGAGAGCTTTTTCACAACAAACCAGATTTGAAGTGATTTGTTTGTAAGTCAGTTCCTTTGTGTAGTGAACACTCTTTGTGCTTTGAACATTATGCACATATATTTTTTAAGTGGTAGATTATCTTTAATTTTGTATGAAGTTTGTGATTAGTTTAGGGAACATCCATCTACTTAATGATCGAGCTACGATAGTATTTTCTTTATGAGAAACATATATAGAACTATTAACAGAGGTGAGCCCTTTATGATGTCTGCCTCTATTAATGGATTTACAGCGCCTGTAAACATAGCCCACTAAAACAGACCATGGCGGTCAGGCTGCTCGTCTTTGAAAATGCTAAAGGCCCGTCTTAGAAAATCGTTTTTGCAGTAGCTATGTATCCACAATTGCTTTTCTCTTTGAATTAATAAGAATATTTTTTGTGCATTGTATCTCTCTTGCAGCATTGACGAAACTTTTGGTCGATATTGGGACCTTGCCAACACATTAAACGATCTCAATATTGAAGCACGAGACTCAAGGATTGACTGCAATATACAGGTCAAGCATAAATAGTTGATAATATATATAAGCAATCGACAATTGCTATTTGTGATAATATATGCTGTTGTCATGAGTTGTCTGAATGCATAAATCTATACCAACACACCAAATTTGTCATTTCATTTATGCACACTTGACCAATATCAGCACATCATTGTATGATTTATCTCCTTCGCAAAAAAGTATGATGATATATCTTAAATATAATGTACTGTGAACATAATTACATATACGTCCCCCAACCTCAAATATATAGATGGAGCTTACATGGATGCATGCAGACAGACTTTACAAGCTCTTGCCACGAATATACACAGAACTATTAGTACTTTTCACATGGAAAATATGGTAGCTGAGGTTTCTTATGAGTAATAACACATTTTCATAGAATTCCAACAAAAGTTGCTTAAAAGAGTACGTAATAGTCAAGACATGAGTCTGTCAATGTCTAAAACATACACCAAAAGTAAAAAAGGGAAAAGGAGGCAGTAGGAAATATGCATGCCCAGCTTATAGGACCAGAAACTTCTCAACTCCAATGAAGATCATTAGATGATCATAGCCCTAGCTCTATCAACTCATCATCGTATCTGTTTCCAAATATTTAGAGTCTTCTATAAACTACATGTTCTACACTTCTAGGCAACTTTGGCCTTGGAGTCTTAACGCTCCTTTATTGCATCACTAACTAATAACTTCTTTTCCCATCGATGCACACTTTAGAGAGATTAATTGACTGTAAAATTGTCATTTTATATACCTCCTTATGATTCTTGTGTGCTTAGCTAACTCTAAAACAACAAGTATTATGATCCATAGAGTCTCCAGCACCTTGGATCCCAAGACTTGTATAGAGGATATACAAAAAGGTCGACAATCACCAGTTTTAAATAACCAGAAAGATAATATTTCATCCAGTATTTTTCTTGTCAGGTTTTAGAACATTTGTTCTGTGATTTTTCATTatgttttatgatttttctagatCTAGCTAGATGCCCATTATATATATCGATAGAGTTACTTAGGAAGGTTGTTAAACGTACTGCCTCCATCTTGAAGAACAAAATATGAAAACACACATACAATTTGTACGTACAGTCTATTTTTGTGAATTTTTTCTACTAGATCGTTTTCAGATTGAGTACACACTATTCACAAAAGGTTAGGTATACCCAATGACTGAAATGGTTTTATTCTCCGATTTCAAATCTCAGGAAACCATCATTCTTGTTTAAGCCTTTCTCAATGGTGAACTTGCTGTGATGGTTACCTTGGACATATATAGACAAATACAATATTTTGAAGTTTAAATTAAAGGGTAGCAGTCACACGCACGTGAAAGTTTATTTAGCAAAATCTTTGCAGCGAAGGTAGTCAAGTGGTGATAAAATGTGAAAGTTATGTTCAGATGTTCTAGTGGGTCATCAGATGAAGCAAATTTTAATTGAAAAGTGCTTGCGAGGTGTGAAATCATCAAACTTATAGTACCAAAAGGGTTAAAGAACAAAAATTTGAGGTTAAGATTCTGGTTTAAACTAGCGCTAGCTTTTGCCGGCCTGGGCCTAGCTCACCTGCACAGGTTCATTTCGAAGAAAAGATTTTATATTATCTACCACAATGTGTGGTACTATGTGGTTTACAATTTCACCATAAAGATAGATCTTCCATTGTCCCCCGATGCATGAAATTATTAGAATAACCAGGCCTAAAATTTGTAGCAGGTCTAAAATTTCACTGCAACTGAAAACACAATCTAAAGCATGATGAACCTATTACGGACCAAACACATCCCTCCCCCCGCGTCGCTCCCACGTGAGCGGCTCGGGCGGCTCCTCCCCCCAAACCCTAGcatccctcccctcccctccccccgcCGCCGGAGCTGGCCGCCGGCATGGCCGCTCGGCCGGCAGGGATGGCAGCGGCGGGGCCTTTCTCCTTTATCTTGGCGGCGCATGCGGCAGCAGGCCGACGGCCCCTCCCCTCGCGTGAGCTGCCTGGAGCTCAGCGTGGAGGGCCATCGCGGCTATGGCGGCGCCGGCTGGTGCCCGAGTTGGCGCAGGGGACAGCGGCGGGCTCTCCTTCTCCTCCGCGcgttcccctcctcctctcttgacggcgacggcggcgacagCTGGGGCCGCCGGTCCGGGCCACGTGAGGTCAGATCCGGTGCCCGGGAGGCCGGATCTGGACTCCAAGTGGCCAGTTCGGCTTCGGGGCCGGCGGCGGGCGGTGCCTGCGGTTGTGGTCAAGacggggggcggcggcggcatggggcGCCGGGTTCGGGGCCTGGTGTCCAGATCCGGCGGTCCCAGGGCAGGGGCGGCGCCCGAGATGGTGGGGCACACGCCCTCTAGCGTCTGGCGGCGAGGTCGGCTGCGACATCGGCGGGTGCCTGGGCCGACGAAGATGGTCAGTGGCGGCCTCGTCGTGCGGCACTGGGACGCAAGCGGCGGAGCCAGGTCCGGCTATGCGTGACCCGGACGGAGGGGGTGACGGCCGACGCAGCTGTGCGGCTGCTGCGTGCAGCCGGCGCGTCGATGCCCCTCTGAAGGGGATTTCGTGGGACGGCGGGACAGCAACGATGGCGGTGAAGGCTGGCAGGGGGTCCGGCTTCGCGACCCGGCGTTCGTGCTAGAGGGTTCTTGGGCGAAAGCCTTGGCGACGGCGACGCTATTGGGCGCCGCTTCCTTGTTGGGGGCATCGTGTTTCCCCTCTAGCATGTCATCCAAGGGTGAAAACCCGGTCCACTTTGGACGTGCGACGGTGGCGCCATCGGCGTCGctcccttcctgaaggcgtcgtaTCTGGATTATCGCCGTGGCCTCGATGCGAGGCATGGGTTCGCGactggaagtcggagctgctcttcgatggttgagcttggcaacgatgaccggTGGCGGTCGTTCCTTTGGACCCGTCGGGAGGTGACCAGTGGGTGGCCTGCCATGGGAAGTCCAAGCTGCTGGCAGCTGTGCTTccatgctcggcaacgatgatcCATGGCGGTGTGTCGTGTTTGTGTTCAATCGCGTCACGTGGGGTGGTTAGCCCCTCGGGTGCCATTTTGGCTACTCGGTTGGCTAACCTTC
This DNA window, taken from Miscanthus floridulus cultivar M001 chromosome 13, ASM1932011v1, whole genome shotgun sequence, encodes the following:
- the LOC136501229 gene encoding MADS-box transcription factor 51-like isoform X2; translated protein: MEPTHPAVLLLSLIHKTQLSQQGGDSSPLGRLRPPHSSPRFVPILSLYPSFRPAPRSSEGTSSFSLRGCCLRSAWEGGIMEAAARRSAGQPQPQQEKGKGKRKRGPVELRRIEDRTSRQVRFSKRQSGLFKKAYELSVLCDAQVALVVFSPAGRLYEFASADSSIDETFGRYWDLANTLNDLNIEARDSRIDCNIQEQPSTRGLPDQLNVVAQWAMEANANGMSMADIRSLEETITGALTAIRNKLMMKVIGLPKPVICVN
- the LOC136501229 gene encoding agamous-like MADS-box protein AGL14 isoform X1, with amino-acid sequence MEPTHPAVLLLSLIHKTQLSQQGGDSSPLGRLRPPHSSPRFVPILSLYPSFRPAPRSSEGTSSFSLRGCCLRSAWEGGIMEAAARRSAGQPQPQQEKGKGKRKRGPVELRRIEDRTSRQVRFSKRQSGLFKKAYELSVLCDAQVALVVFSPAGRLYEFASADSSIDETFGRYWDLANTLNDLNIEARDSRIDCNIQEQPSTRGLPDQLNVVAQWAMEANANGMSMADIRSLEETITEQTDDEGDWVAQTCHLCELDFLQQKEEKQKASEDKEEVTISVDSRETSSSKLEMSHMYV
- the LOC136501229 gene encoding MADS-box transcription factor 51-like isoform X3, giving the protein MEPTHPAVLLLSLIHKTQLSQQGGDSSPLGRLRPPHSSPRFVPILSLYPSFRPAPRSSEGTSSFSLRGCCLRSAWEGGIMEAAARRSAGQPQPQQEKGKGKRKRGPVELRRIEDRTSRQVRFSKRQSGLFKKAYELSVLCDAQVALVVFSPAGRLYEFASADSSIDETFGRYWDLANTLNDLNIEARDSRIDCNIQEQPSTRGLPDQLNVVAQWAMEANANGMSMADIRSLEETITGALTAIRVILTN